The sequence below is a genomic window from Brettanomyces bruxellensis chromosome 9, complete sequence.
TCATATCATACGGCATGTCAAAAGTAGTCTCAAATATCTGTGGAATCGAACTAACCCATATTTCCCTTCATGTTTCCACTCCCCTTTGTATGATAATCcttgaaatcatcaaattctCTTTGCCTATATGTCTCTTTATCCTGAGCTTCGTagtcatcttcattttgaGTTGCGTCATTTGCTTCATTCttatttgattttgcaACCATTCCACCATTCTTTAATTCATGATTTACAAATTCTTCCACAGTCATCGTAGGGAGCTCTTGGCCCGTTCCCTGAACCTTTTGTCTCAGTTGATCCCTTTTTTCGTGAGAAGGAACAATGGTAAATGGTCGAAGAATTCGTCCATTTTTCGAAAGAACTGGTTTATTAAGATTTTCCAACCGATCAGTAAAGCCTTTATCAAAGGAGTGATCATTTGATTCTCCATACTTTGGCCTTATGTTATCTTCACCCCCGGAACTCATTATTTCTTGCTTAATATAGTTCTTTAGTAGTTGTAATTCCATTAGGTTACTTTCCAAAGACTCAAAACTTTTCAACGCATCAAATTTCAACTGATCAATCATTATATTGCGCAAATTCTCGTCGTCCATACTTTCTAACGCCTCCTTGTCGTTGAGTACATTTAAAGCCTTCTGGAATTCCTTTTCGTGTTTATAATTTGCGATCTTTGATGCACGCCGTAAAGTAGGGTCCCTCACTTGAATTTCCGAAAGTTGTGGATGCATACTATCTTTCATTGTATCCattattttgctttgttttttatCTAATAACCCATAATCATCCAATTTCTGTAGGAATTGAAGATACAATTGGTTAGCTTCTGTTAGCATACCAAACCTGACTCTCTTGTTTGGTACACCATTGACTCCAAAGGTTCCATGCTGCTCGATAAAACTGGCCAAATAGTAATATATTGCTAAATATTTGATATCAGCCGTAGTCACTTCATCTAGAGATTCATTTGAGCTAAATAGCTGAAGTTCTTTTACTTTGGATTGAATGTCCTTAAGTTGTTTAAGTATGCTATCAAATGTGCTTTCGCCCGGCACTGGTTTACTTTCTGAAGAGAAATTTTCTGCCCTTTTAACCACTACTTGAAATTGTTTAGATAACGACTGTGTTTTAAGTTCAGACATCTTGAGAATAGTTTTTGAACCTTCAAATTTTGTAGCTACTGCATGATAATTAAAAgggcaagaaaaaaatgaagtaaaAGCAAAAGTCACGCATGGGACGTCAAGATGAagcaatatatatatatacaaatgTGCATAGTTGCATTACAGCACAGCCTCGAAAGAACCTGTAAAACGCTCATGAAATTACGCAGTCCCATAAAAAAACAcctttcttttatttaacAAGATATAAAATACATCCGAGGCATGAGATAAATTCAATGGAATATAACAACACACTTGGAAGGAAAAGCAGAGCGACGCTGAAAATGGCCTGAACAAATGAGT
It includes:
- a CDS encoding uncharacterized protein (BUSCO:EOG092648LP), coding for MSELKTQSLSKQFQVVVKRAENFSSESKPVPGESTFDSILKQLKDIQSKVKELQLFSSNESLDEVTTADIKYLAIYYYLASFIEQHGTFGVNGVPNKRVRFGMLTEANQLYLQFLQKLDDYGLLDKKQSKIMDTMKDSMHPQLSEIQVRDPTLRRASKIANYKHEKEFQKALNVLNDKEALESMDDENLRNIMIDQLKFDALKSFESLESNLMELQLLKNYIKQEIMSSGGEDNIRPKYGESNDHSFDKGFTDRLENLNKPVLSKNGRILRPFTIVPSHEKRDQLRQKVQGTGQELPTMTVEEFVNHELKNGGMVAKSNKNEANDATQNEDDYEAQDKETYRQREFDDFKDYHTKGSGNMKGNMG